One Gossypium hirsutum isolate 1008001.06 chromosome A11, Gossypium_hirsutum_v2.1, whole genome shotgun sequence genomic window carries:
- the LOC107955850 gene encoding uncharacterized protein codes for MHPNLGQHQGHGYLDGNGPTLAGRMFRPSGPSGPASVPGAHYVSQQSPESSVVNCVGIDGSDPTAPPEAPWHRKPRAWVFDVDNSQGIGLPRILDFHAFDFFDTSRYDSSYGSVDPYSAADLNASTPYSGTFELLMGNGVPTRILSVGDTVVSANSKLLRLSNVLCVPSIRKNFLSVSQFARDNNVLFEFHPSYCVVKDIQTGETLMWGRVRDGLY; via the exons ATGCACCCGAATTTGGGCCAGCACCAAGGGCATGGTTATTTGGATGGTAATGGGCCGACTTTAGCAGGCCGCATGTTTAGGCCATCTGGGCCTAGTGGTCCGGCTTCGGTTCCTGGGGCTCACTATGTATCTCAGCAGTCCCCTGAGTCTTCAGTTGTGAACTGTGTTGGTATTGACGGATCCGATCCGACTGCTCCTCCTGAGGCTCCGTGGCATAGAAAACCTCGTGCTTGGGTATTTGATGTTGATAATTCTCAGGGTATTGGGTTGCCTCGGATACTGGATTTTCATGCTTTTGATTTTTTCGATACATCTCGGTATGATTCTAGTTATGGCAGTGTTGATCCGTAT AGTGCTGCAGATTTGAATGCCTCAACCCCTTATTCAGGTACATTTGAACTTTTAATGGGCAATGGGGTTCCTACTAGAATTTTATCTGTTGGGGACACAGTTGTTTCTGCTAATTCCAAATTATTACGGTTGTCTAATGTGTTGTGTGTTCCAAGCATTCGCAAGAATTTTTTATCTGTGTCTCAGTTCGCTCGGGATAACAATGTGTTATTTGAGTTTCACCCTTCATATTGTGTTGTTAAGGACATCCAGACGGGGGAAACTTTAATGTGGGGCCGAGTTCGTGATGGGCTCTATTAG